One Actinomycetota bacterium DNA segment encodes these proteins:
- a CDS encoding LL-diaminopimelate aminotransferase has translation MHDEDEKAGLTTPEGHGGPRISRRLSDLPPYPFAEIDRRVEEKELQGVDVINFGIGDPDLPTPPHIVERLCEECRRPENHRYPSYRGMDRFREAAAGWFQERFGVSLDPAREVLALIGSKEGIAHLPLAFLDAGDTALVPDPGYPVYRNATILCGGRPVSLPLREDRGYLPDLGALESSLLDRARLLFVNYPNNPTAAVADAAFFEELVYYARKHDLIVAHDNAYCEITYDGYRSPSLLEVKGAKDVSLEFHSLSKTYNMTGWRVGFAVGGEKVISALGQVKTNVDSGVFNAVQLAAVAALEGPQDCVRENCEVYRRRRDILVDSLRSLGWEVTPPAATLYLWMRVPQGYDAASFTGELLERAEVVVVPGTAYGARGEGYVRFSLTLPDERLQEGAERIRRAFSR, from the coding sequence ATGCACGACGAGGATGAAAAGGCCGGCCTTACGACGCCGGAGGGACACGGGGGGCCGAGGATCTCCAGGCGCCTGAGCGACCTTCCGCCCTACCCGTTCGCGGAGATCGACCGCCGGGTGGAGGAGAAGGAGCTCCAGGGGGTTGACGTCATCAATTTCGGTATCGGAGACCCCGACCTGCCCACGCCCCCTCACATCGTCGAGCGGCTGTGCGAGGAATGCCGCCGCCCCGAGAACCACCGTTATCCGTCATATCGCGGCATGGACCGTTTTCGGGAGGCCGCCGCCGGCTGGTTCCAGGAACGCTTCGGCGTGTCTCTCGACCCGGCAAGGGAGGTGCTGGCGCTCATCGGCTCCAAGGAAGGGATCGCCCATCTTCCGCTGGCCTTTCTCGATGCGGGCGATACGGCGCTGGTCCCCGATCCCGGCTATCCCGTCTACCGCAACGCCACCATCCTCTGCGGCGGACGGCCGGTTTCCCTGCCCCTGCGCGAGGACAGGGGATACCTGCCCGACCTGGGAGCGCTGGAATCCTCCCTGCTGGACAGGGCACGGCTGCTCTTCGTCAATTACCCCAACAACCCAACGGCTGCGGTGGCCGACGCCGCCTTCTTCGAGGAGCTCGTGTACTACGCCAGAAAGCACGACCTGATAGTTGCCCACGACAACGCCTACTGCGAGATCACCTACGACGGCTACCGTTCACCCTCCCTGCTGGAGGTGAAAGGCGCCAAGGACGTCTCGCTCGAGTTCCACTCCCTCTCAAAGACCTACAACATGACCGGCTGGAGGGTCGGCTTCGCCGTGGGGGGCGAGAAGGTGATCTCCGCCCTGGGCCAGGTAAAGACCAACGTGGACTCGGGGGTATTCAACGCCGTGCAGCTGGCCGCGGTCGCCGCCCTTGAGGGGCCGCAGGACTGCGTGCGCGAAAACTGCGAGGTCTACCGCCGCCGCCGGGACATCCTGGTCGACTCCCTGCGCTCCCTCGGCTGGGAAGTGACCCCTCCGGCGGCCACCCTCTACCTGTGGATGCGGGTCCCCCAGGGCTACGATGCGGCGTCGTTCACGGGCGAACTGCTGGAAAGGGCAGAGGTGGTGGTGGTCCCGGGCACCGCCTACGGCGCCCGCGGCGAAGGCTACGTCCGTTTTTCGCTCACCCTTCCCGACGAGCGCCTGCAGGAGGGCGCGGAGCGGATCAGGCGGGCCTTTTCCCGGTGA
- a CDS encoding diaminopimelate epimerase: protein MRFYKYHGTGNDFIILAARDGDALPLEPQDMEELCRRHTGVGADGIIFACPPLGGGDARMRIFNADGSEAEMCGNGIRCLAKYLYEKEGTRGEALLIETLAGCKETRLTVSGGEVVQVEVDMGLPELRSPDIPSPDESSRQGTRTLELPGGEEVTAFCLSMGNPHCVLFVPDVETAPVAQWGPALEHHPLFPRRTNVEFVQVTGPGSLAVRVWERGVGETLACGTGACAAFVAALHLGKGSRSMRVSLRGGELTVGADEAGHVRLAGPAVEVFAGELSPSWRGGPPDG from the coding sequence ATGAGGTTCTACAAGTATCACGGTACGGGCAACGACTTCATCATCCTCGCCGCGCGGGACGGGGACGCGCTCCCCCTGGAGCCGCAGGACATGGAGGAGCTGTGCAGGCGCCACACCGGCGTGGGGGCCGACGGCATCATCTTCGCCTGCCCTCCCCTGGGCGGAGGCGACGCCCGCATGCGCATCTTCAACGCCGACGGCTCGGAGGCGGAGATGTGCGGGAACGGTATCCGCTGCCTTGCCAAGTACCTCTACGAGAAGGAGGGGACGCGCGGAGAGGCCCTGCTGATCGAAACCCTTGCGGGGTGCAAGGAAACCCGGCTCACGGTAAGCGGGGGCGAGGTGGTGCAGGTCGAGGTGGACATGGGGCTCCCGGAGCTGCGGTCGCCGGACATCCCCTCGCCCGACGAGTCCTCCCGGCAGGGCACGCGAACCCTGGAGCTGCCCGGGGGGGAGGAGGTGACCGCTTTCTGCCTTTCCATGGGCAATCCCCATTGCGTGCTGTTCGTCCCCGACGTGGAGACGGCCCCGGTGGCGCAATGGGGGCCGGCCCTGGAACACCACCCCCTCTTTCCCCGCCGCACCAACGTGGAATTCGTGCAGGTGACCGGGCCCGGCAGCCTGGCCGTCAGGGTGTGGGAGAGGGGGGTGGGGGAAACCCTCGCCTGCGGCACGGGAGCATGCGCGGCCTTCGTCGCTGCTCTCCACCTGGGAAAGGGAAGCCGCTCCATGCGCGTTTCTCTCAGGGGAGGGGAGCTGACCGTAGGGGCGGACGAGGCGGGCCACGTCCGCCTCGCCGGCCCGGCCGTGGAGGTTTTCGCGGGGGAACTGAGCCCCTCGTGGCGGGGCGGCCCGCCTGACGGCTGA
- the miaA gene encoding tRNA (adenosine(37)-N6)-dimethylallyltransferase MiaA, which translates to MARPLSDIKVAALLGPTAVGKSAIAVQLALDMGAEIVSVDSMQVYRGMDIGTAKPPPEVRSAVPHHMIDLVEPDVEFSVSRFQEEARRAVEEIAARGNLPLLVGGTGLYFEAVVFDLRFPPGGRDDEIRREVERWAEEDPEGLRERLREIDPAFAARDDFTNMRRVIRAMEVYRRTGRPMSAFQARRGSQPPYFRYAGVAIDAPRQALYRAIERRVDAMMEAGLLEEVRALAAAGGLSRTARQALGYKEIMDHLDRGIPLDETISEIKRRSRRYAKRQLTWLRRVPGLCWFTLEEADLHARPPQAWRSIRELLEREMAKAVRDEIE; encoded by the coding sequence GTGGCGCGCCCGCTGAGCGACATTAAGGTGGCGGCGCTCCTGGGTCCCACGGCGGTGGGTAAGAGCGCCATCGCCGTGCAGCTGGCCCTGGACATGGGGGCGGAGATCGTCTCCGTCGATTCCATGCAGGTCTACCGCGGCATGGATATCGGCACCGCCAAGCCGCCGCCGGAAGTGCGTTCCGCCGTCCCCCATCACATGATCGACCTGGTGGAACCCGACGTGGAATTCTCGGTCTCGCGCTTCCAGGAGGAGGCGCGGCGGGCGGTGGAGGAGATAGCCGCGCGGGGTAATCTCCCCCTCCTGGTCGGCGGCACCGGCCTGTATTTCGAGGCGGTTGTCTTCGACCTCCGTTTCCCTCCCGGCGGCCGCGACGACGAGATCAGGCGGGAGGTCGAGAGGTGGGCGGAAGAGGACCCCGAGGGGCTCAGGGAAAGGCTGCGCGAGATCGACCCCGCTTTCGCGGCGCGGGATGACTTCACGAACATGAGACGCGTGATCAGGGCCATGGAGGTGTACCGCCGCACCGGGCGGCCCATGTCCGCCTTTCAGGCGCGCAGGGGCTCGCAGCCGCCCTATTTCCGCTACGCGGGGGTGGCGATCGACGCCCCCCGACAGGCCCTCTACCGAGCCATCGAGAGGCGCGTCGACGCCATGATGGAGGCCGGATTGCTGGAGGAGGTGCGCGCCCTGGCGGCCGCAGGAGGGCTTTCCCGCACGGCCCGCCAGGCGCTGGGCTACAAGGAGATCATGGATCACCTTGACAGGGGCATACCTCTCGACGAGACTATCTCTGAAATTAAGCGGCGCTCCCGGCGCTACGCCAAGAGGCAACTGACCTGGCTCAGACGGGTCCCGGGCCTGTGCTGGTTCACGCTGGAGGAAGCGGACCTCCACGCGAGGCCACCGCAGGCGTGGAGGAGCATAAGGGAGTTGCTGGAACGGGAGATGGCGAAGGCCGTGCGGGATGAGATAGAGTAG
- the amrA gene encoding AmmeMemoRadiSam system protein A produces the protein MPGSTAKGSPHVQLARAAIEAWVKERRILDAAEAEDLSRALPGRAGAFVSLKKRGVLRGCIGTFQPTRETLAEEIISNAISAATRDPRFPPVGPEEIDELEISVDVLSDPEAVDDIAQLDPRRYGVIVQRGSRIGLLLPDLEGVDTVEEQLDIARRKAGIGQHEPIQIYRFTVDRYH, from the coding sequence ATGCCGGGAAGCACCGCGAAAGGAAGTCCCCACGTGCAGCTGGCAAGGGCTGCCATCGAGGCATGGGTGAAAGAGAGAAGGATACTCGATGCGGCGGAGGCGGAGGACCTGAGCAGGGCGCTCCCGGGAAGGGCGGGCGCTTTCGTGAGCCTCAAGAAGAGGGGGGTGCTGAGGGGATGCATCGGTACCTTCCAGCCCACGCGTGAAACCCTGGCCGAGGAGATCATCTCCAACGCCATAAGCGCCGCCACGCGTGACCCCCGTTTTCCTCCGGTCGGCCCCGAGGAGATCGACGAGCTGGAGATCAGCGTGGACGTCCTCAGCGACCCGGAAGCGGTCGACGACATAGCGCAACTCGACCCCCGCCGTTACGGGGTCATCGTGCAGCGGGGGAGCCGCATAGGCCTTCTCCTTCCCGACCTGGAGGGCGTGGACACGGTGGAGGAGCAACTGGATATCGCCCGGCGCAAGGCGGGCATAGGGCAGCACGAGCCCATCCAGATCTACCGCTTCACGGTTGACCGGTATCACTGA
- the miaB gene encoding tRNA (N6-isopentenyl adenosine(37)-C2)-methylthiotransferase MiaB, which produces MARRYALLTFGCQMNIHDGERISGALEAAGWREASLEDADAVILLTCCVRASAERRLMGRLASLKPLKEGRGVTIAVGGCLAQKEGVRLLQRAPHVDLVFGTHQYPNIAALLEEAATGATCALDMDGLRLHDVPVKRREGFRAWITISHGCDNFCSYCVVPYVRGREVSRPADEILAEAERHVSEGVREIVLLGQNVDSYRLREEGRSRFADLLRRLGSTFPDVWIRFLTSHPRDFDRDAIRAIAETPNVCEYVHLPMQSGSDRILAAMNRGYDSETYLSRVKALRDSVEGVVLSTDIIVGFPGEREEDFLHTMEMVELCRFDASFTFLYNPRPGTAAAHLPDDVSPAEKGARMERLLSLTRRLTAESLRARVGKEEVVLVEGPSARDPGRWRARTRGNQLVHFPRGKEDLTGRFARVRITASGSWCLQGSLREVLG; this is translated from the coding sequence ATGGCGAGAAGATACGCGCTCCTGACCTTCGGATGCCAGATGAACATCCACGACGGGGAGCGCATAAGCGGGGCGCTGGAGGCCGCGGGCTGGAGGGAAGCCTCGCTCGAGGACGCCGACGCGGTCATACTCCTCACGTGCTGCGTGCGCGCCAGCGCCGAGAGACGCCTCATGGGACGCCTCGCCTCCTTGAAGCCGTTGAAGGAGGGGAGAGGGGTGACCATAGCGGTGGGGGGCTGCCTCGCACAGAAGGAGGGTGTGCGCCTCCTGCAGAGGGCCCCCCACGTGGACCTGGTCTTCGGCACCCACCAGTATCCCAACATAGCCGCGCTGCTCGAGGAGGCGGCGACGGGGGCCACCTGCGCCCTCGACATGGACGGCCTGCGCCTGCACGACGTCCCCGTGAAAAGGAGAGAGGGCTTCCGCGCATGGATCACCATATCCCACGGCTGCGACAACTTCTGCAGCTACTGCGTGGTGCCTTACGTGCGCGGCCGGGAGGTGAGCAGGCCAGCGGACGAGATACTCGCGGAGGCCGAAAGGCATGTAAGCGAAGGGGTGCGAGAGATCGTGCTCCTCGGCCAGAACGTCGATTCCTACCGCCTGCGCGAGGAGGGGAGGAGCCGCTTCGCCGACCTCCTGCGGCGGTTGGGCTCCACGTTTCCCGACGTGTGGATCCGCTTCCTCACCTCCCACCCGAGGGATTTCGACCGCGACGCGATCCGGGCCATCGCGGAGACCCCCAACGTATGCGAGTACGTGCACCTCCCCATGCAGTCGGGGTCCGACCGCATCCTCGCGGCCATGAACCGCGGGTACGACAGCGAAACCTACCTGTCAAGGGTGAAGGCCCTGCGCGACTCCGTGGAGGGCGTGGTCCTCTCCACGGATATCATCGTCGGTTTTCCCGGCGAGAGGGAGGAGGACTTCCTCCACACCATGGAGATGGTGGAGCTGTGCCGCTTCGACGCCTCATTCACCTTCCTCTACAACCCGCGGCCGGGGACGGCGGCGGCGCACCTTCCCGACGACGTCTCCCCGGCGGAAAAAGGCGCGAGGATGGAGAGGCTCCTTTCCCTCACCCGTCGGCTCACGGCGGAGAGCCTGCGCGCCAGGGTGGGCAAGGAGGAGGTGGTGCTCGTGGAGGGGCCGAGCGCCAGGGACCCCGGGCGCTGGCGGGCGCGTACGCGTGGCAACCAGCTCGTGCACTTCCCGCGCGGGAAGGAGGACCTCACCGGGAGGTTCGCCCGCGTGCGCATCACCGCCTCCGGCAGCTGGTGCCTGCAGGGCAGCCTGCGGGAGGTGCTGGGTTAG
- a CDS encoding sugar phosphate isomerase/epimerase: MELDDVMRMARDAGFQAIELMVTKREETQSAERVRVLCERYGLKVDSIHAPFLMAAKRVWGGYLGKIERSVEMAERLGAGVVVVHLPYFWQWDYARWALRHLTRCGERNGVMLAVENAMLLKLRRTWNLSLFNSLHDLGRFQNLAFDTSHFAVAGVDIFHAWNELRSRVRHVHLSNNYLKGFDDHALPFEGRLPLARFISLLSRDGFAGKVALELGPGPLEARLGEERIVRNLRRSLAFCREAAAAGPRH; the protein is encoded by the coding sequence ATGGAACTCGACGACGTCATGCGCATGGCGCGGGACGCCGGCTTCCAGGCCATAGAGCTCATGGTGACCAAGCGGGAGGAAACCCAGTCCGCGGAGCGGGTCCGGGTCCTGTGCGAACGTTACGGCCTCAAGGTGGACAGCATACACGCCCCCTTCCTCATGGCTGCGAAAAGGGTCTGGGGTGGCTACCTGGGAAAGATAGAACGCTCGGTGGAGATGGCGGAGCGACTGGGGGCCGGGGTGGTGGTGGTTCACCTTCCCTACTTCTGGCAGTGGGACTACGCACGCTGGGCGCTCCGCCACCTAACGCGCTGCGGCGAAAGGAACGGCGTGATGCTCGCGGTGGAGAACGCCATGCTCCTGAAGCTGCGCCGGACCTGGAACCTGAGCCTCTTCAACTCCCTGCACGACCTGGGGCGTTTCCAGAACCTGGCATTCGACACCAGCCACTTCGCGGTGGCTGGGGTGGACATCTTCCATGCCTGGAACGAACTGCGGTCCCGCGTGCGCCACGTACACCTTTCCAATAATTACCTGAAGGGTTTCGACGATCACGCCCTTCCCTTCGAGGGGCGCCTGCCGCTCGCCCGCTTCATCTCCCTCCTCTCCCGCGATGGCTTCGCCGGTAAGGTGGCACTCGAGCTCGGCCCCGGTCCGCTGGAGGCGCGCCTGGGAGAGGAGCGCATCGTGCGCAACCTGAGGCGCAGCCTCGCCTTCTGCAGGGAAGCGGCCGCCGCCGGGCCACGGCACTGA
- a CDS encoding stage V sporulation protein S, whose translation MEVLKVSSKSNPNSVAGALAGVLRESGSAEIQVIGAGALNQAIKAIAIARGFVAPSGIDLVCIPAFTDIIIDGEERTAIRLSVESR comes from the coding sequence ATGGAAGTGCTTAAGGTTTCCTCGAAATCAAATCCCAACTCCGTGGCAGGGGCATTGGCGGGAGTGCTACGCGAATCAGGGAGCGCTGAGATCCAGGTGATAGGGGCGGGTGCCCTCAACCAGGCCATCAAGGCCATCGCCATCGCCAGGGGATTCGTGGCCCCCAGCGGCATAGACCTCGTCTGCATACCCGCATTCACGGACATCATCATCGACGGCGAGGAGCGGACAGCCATACGGCTTTCCGTGGAATCACGCTGA
- a CDS encoding sensor histidine kinase produces MAAKENSEDLLAFVKEIANAETVSVEEDLGHGYVRLRVTEAERRQALQDIRCVEDVVKELVRNARDAGADRIYVSFQKEKGRWRHLHVLDNGKGIPPELHRKIFEARVTSKVADVVEDHFGVHGRGMALFSIRQVVEEIRLVDSALGRGTIIHARIDTHRVPEKKDQSTFPRLETDEDGRLAVAGGPRNVPRILAEFALDAGGTEIYFGSNSEILSTLYHHSTEMRKHWAMGVEGTDRPLWFELGGIKDGKSLHRFATQNLALAVSERNAFRVLEYEIPPLMSVNELLGGSRGERCVRRADLQRKPKPSWGDHLARRLSPQDISFFADRLRDAFAAIGERSWLTAEDPVIRRRKDRLVITLKLHEKEEE; encoded by the coding sequence ATGGCCGCGAAGGAAAACAGCGAAGACCTGCTGGCGTTCGTGAAGGAGATCGCGAACGCGGAAACCGTCTCCGTCGAGGAGGATCTCGGTCACGGCTACGTAAGGTTGCGGGTCACGGAGGCGGAGAGGCGCCAGGCCCTGCAGGACATCCGTTGCGTGGAGGACGTGGTCAAGGAGCTGGTGCGCAACGCGAGGGACGCCGGCGCCGATCGCATCTACGTTTCCTTCCAGAAGGAAAAGGGGCGCTGGCGTCACCTGCACGTGCTGGACAACGGGAAGGGAATACCCCCCGAGCTGCACCGCAAGATCTTCGAGGCCCGCGTGACCTCCAAGGTCGCAGACGTGGTGGAGGACCATTTCGGGGTGCACGGCAGGGGGATGGCGCTTTTTTCCATCAGGCAGGTGGTGGAGGAGATCCGCCTCGTGGACTCCGCGTTGGGCAGGGGGACCATAATACACGCGCGCATAGACACGCACCGCGTACCAGAGAAAAAGGATCAGTCTACCTTCCCGCGCCTTGAGACCGACGAGGACGGCAGGCTCGCGGTCGCCGGAGGACCCCGCAACGTGCCGCGCATCCTCGCCGAGTTCGCCCTGGACGCGGGCGGCACGGAGATATATTTCGGCTCCAACTCCGAGATCCTCTCCACCCTCTACCACCATTCCACGGAGATGCGCAAGCACTGGGCCATGGGCGTGGAGGGAACAGATCGCCCCCTCTGGTTCGAGCTCGGCGGCATCAAGGACGGGAAGAGCCTCCACCGCTTCGCCACGCAGAACCTGGCGCTGGCGGTATCGGAACGCAACGCGTTCCGCGTGCTGGAATACGAGATCCCGCCCCTCATGAGCGTGAACGAGCTGCTCGGAGGCAGCAGGGGAGAGAGGTGCGTGCGCCGCGCGGACCTGCAACGCAAGCCGAAGCCCTCGTGGGGGGATCATCTCGCACGGCGCCTTTCACCCCAGGACATCAGCTTTTTCGCCGACAGGCTGCGAGATGCTTTCGCCGCCATCGGTGAGCGCAGCTGGCTGACGGCGGAGGACCCGGTCATACGGAGGCGTAAGGACCGTCTCGTCATAACCCTCAAGCTGCACGAGAAAGAGGAGGAATGA